In Deltaproteobacteria bacterium, the following proteins share a genomic window:
- a CDS encoding ABC transporter substrate-binding protein, with product MKIIVSIMLLLLYVAPLHGEDVAAVKSVDIRPYQDAVNGFKSSVNAEVNEYVLDYDDEKAARVVMYLNDDKMHLVFTLGSDALNLVKNSVKDIPVIFTFVLNPHEIIGHPAGKLPANMTGISMNIPPDVQFAALLEAAPHTKRIGVVYDPSKTSNLIEEGRIAARALGITLIAVSINAKSETINAISEMKGNVDALWMIPDTTAITRESAEYMLLFSLQNSIPLIGISEKYVKNGALMAFSFDSEDVGRQAGEIAQKILDGKKVMKVTPYRPRKLKLTLNSRIAKKLGLKLPENLIASAHKVY from the coding sequence ATGAAGATAATTGTCTCGATTATGCTGCTATTGTTATATGTTGCCCCCCTTCATGGGGAGGACGTGGCTGCCGTTAAGAGTGTTGACATCAGGCCATACCAGGATGCTGTTAATGGCTTTAAATCGAGTGTAAATGCTGAAGTCAATGAGTACGTGCTTGATTATGATGATGAAAAAGCGGCCAGAGTAGTGATGTACCTTAATGATGACAAGATGCACCTTGTCTTTACACTTGGCAGCGACGCTTTAAATCTTGTAAAAAACAGCGTAAAAGACATACCTGTTATTTTTACCTTTGTTTTGAATCCTCATGAAATTATCGGTCACCCTGCCGGTAAGCTGCCGGCAAATATGACCGGTATCAGTATGAATATCCCCCCTGATGTTCAGTTTGCCGCTCTTCTGGAAGCAGCCCCTCATACAAAGAGAATAGGTGTCGTTTATGACCCGTCAAAAACAAGCAATCTTATTGAAGAGGGCAGGATTGCCGCCAGAGCGCTTGGAATCACCCTTATTGCCGTCAGTATAAATGCAAAATCTGAAACGATTAACGCTATTTCAGAGATGAAGGGAAATGTAGACGCACTCTGGATGATTCCCGATACGACAGCCATAACGAGAGAATCGGCAGAATACATGCTTCTTTTTTCACTTCAAAACAGCATACCCCTTATTGGTATTTCCGAAAAATATGTTAAAAACGGCGCGCTTATGGCCTTTTCTTTTGACAGTGAAGATGTGGGGCGCCAGGCAGGGGAAATTGCACAAAAAATTCTTGACGGCAAAAAGGTTATGAAGGTAACTCCTTATAGACCGAGAAAGTTAAAGCTGACCCTTAATAGCCGTATTGCAAAAAAACTGGGCCTTAAACTGCCTGAAAATTTGATTGCTTCGGCCCATAAGGTTTATTGA